From Magnetococcus sp. PR-3:
GGTACAGCATGGCACGGACCAGAAACGCCACGATATGAAAACGCACCAGTTGTGGTAATGACATGGCAGAGGCCATTAACTGTTCTTGGGCTAAGACATGCTCCATGGCCCCTTGTGGATCATTATAAAAAAGATGAATCTCCGCCTTGTAGATGTGGTAGTTGGCAATGCCGGTCATAAACTCACGTTTAAGCATGCCTTCGACACAAGCTGTTTCATCAAAGCGATCATCCGTCATGGAGAAGGTGCTTTTTGTTAAACCCTGAAAGTTTAATTGCATCTGCAAAAATAAGGTTCCAGAGTCTAACGAATCTTGATATTCACAATCTTTTACAATAGTTAGATATTTGCGTTGCTCTTTAGAGGCTGTTTCTAGGTTCAGTTTAGGATCCCATATCGTGCAGTCTTGCGCACTATAGGCTAAATAGAGCAGATCGCCGGATTGGTACCCTGCTTCAATCCCTTTAAGAAACCAGGGTGTCATGCTTGACCAATGGTTGCTCCAGTGATGGATAAACATGGTGTAGACATAAATGATTCGGGATCTAAGGGCGATATCATCAAACTGTTCAATGAGGTCAACCCCTAGCTTGCCATATTGGTAACCCAATGCCGGATCATTAAGAATACCGCATAACAGCATGCCATAACCGGTGTAGGCAAAGGCTGTCTCTGGACTGTTGCCATAACGAAGAGAGAGGTTGACTGACTTTAAAACAAGATAGGGAAACATCTGTCCGCTGCCAGATAAAAAAGCAGCAGGGAAGATCTCCATCAACAATTCACTGGCTATTCTCGCGTTGGGGTCTGTCAAAGCTGGGGCATGAATTAAGCTAGAAATTGAGCGGCCATCAAGGTTTTTCTCGACGGCTGCAATCTCTTGATCCACGGCTGCTGTGTCAGGTGTTTTTGACATCTCAAAACCCAACAAGGCCAGACCCTCATAAGCTGCCGAAATGGACTCGCGCATCTTGCCTAGTGTGGCGTATTGACGTGTACGTACGGATAGGGTTTTCGCCTTTTCCATAGAGGTTTTAGAGCGCGCAAGTATCTTGTCTGACCAGCGGTCTGCTTGAGCGTGATCACCTGTTAGGTAAAAGCAGTGCTGAAGTTCACTGCTAATCTCCCAGACCAGATTGTAGTCTGTGTCCCAGGCATGGTCTGGTAATAATTCGTGGCTAACTTGCAAAAAATCCAGTGCGGATTTATAGGCTGATGATTGTTTGGCTTTAACCCCGGCTTTGAGGTTTAATCCCGCGAGTTCACGACGTTCTGTCGGGTCAGTAATCAAGTGGCGGCCAATATTAAAATGCCCGACCACTTCAATCAGTCGTTCTGCGAACTCTACTTCGCTACTATGTTCTTGAATAAGTCGAGCAATCGAGAGATGAACAGCCTGTTTCTTTTCAGGTGTAATCAAAGAGTAGGCAGCTTGTTGAACTCTATCATGTTGAAACTTATAGACAGGGTTAATTGAACAGCTAATTTCTGGCTCATCCCTGGGTACCGTTTCTGTCTGGTCCGAGGTGCCTAGACCAACAAATTTATAACTTTCAGAAAGGGGTAGTACAAGGTTGCGGGAGAGGGCGTCGTGCAATTGGCTGGCAGTTTTCTCCAAGGAGCTTTCATTGATAATAGCTAATGTTCTAAGATCAAATCTGGTTCCAATGCATGCCGCAAGCTGCAAAATGTGTTGTGTCGATTCACTCAGGCGCCGCTGGCTGGCCACCAAAAAGTCGACCACATTATCACTCTGCTCACTATTTTTTACCGCTTCAAGATCCCATTTCCAACGACCCGTTGAGGGCTCAAAATAGATCACCTCTTTTTCATAAAGATCTTTTAAAAGCTCAATGGTGAAAAAGGGGTTTCCCTTTGCCTTTTCATAGATCAACTCCGCCAAAGCGTGGGTCTGTTCAGAGCTGGTATAGAAGATATCTGCCAATAGCAGATCAACGGATGGTTGATCCAGTGGTTGCAGGTTCAGCTCTGTAATGGCACGTTTTTTCTTAACTTCCCCAAGAGTGACAGAGAGAGGGTGGGTTGCATCTACAGCATTATCACGGTAGGCACCGATCAAGAAAAAGCTATTTAATTCCCGTGCTGTAACAAGCCGGTGGATAAGGTTCAACGTGGGGATGTCGCTCCACTGCAGATCATCCATAAATAAGACCAAAGGATGCTCTTTACTGCAAAAAACTTTAACAAAATTCAGGAATAAAAGTAGAAAACGATTTTGAGCTTCTGCGGGGGTGAGCTCTGGAACAGGGGGCTGTTTACCAATGATTAGCTCAAGCTCAGGAATAAGATCTATAATCAGCTGTGCGTTGGTGCCCAGTGCGTCAGAAATACGCGTACGCCACCGCTCCAAACGTGTATTCGGTTCCCCCAAAATCTGCTGCATAAGGCCACGGAAGGCAACCGCAAAGGCTATGTATGCTTCGCTCTGTTGGAACTGATCAAATTTACCGGATATTAGGTAACCTTTTTTGCCAACAATAGACTTTCCAAGCTCATTGACCAGCACCGATTTACCAACACCGGAGTAGCCAGATACAAGGCAAAAGGCTACATCTCCTTGAGAGACATCATCAAAGATGGATTCAAGCTGTGCTAACTCCTTCTCCCGACCATAAAGTTTTTGGGGGTTTTGAAACGTTCCAGATCGATCAGATGTTCCCAGTTCGAAGGTCTGGTTATGGTTCCCCTCTTTATAATCGTCATAACAACGTTGCAGATCCGTGGCGAGGCCATAGGAGCTCTGATAACGCTC
This genomic window contains:
- a CDS encoding AAA family ATPase, translating into MRTSGQVQTSTGLVPGFDILEVISDSGMHAVYRAQRQGGNEEVILKTLRAKYPQKDEIAEIQRDFQIAQRLNADGIIKVHALIPYGHGTLAIEMEAFGVSLSAFLANNEGRPLSLEQFFPVAIRLAKVLGHMHGKNVVHKDITPRNVLIEPGSGDIRLIDFGISSELSRERQDVALSKRLEGSLPYISPEQTGRMNRDLDYRSDYYSLGVTFFQLLTGKLPFTANDALEWVHCHISLPPPEAHSVNHTIPEVLSHIISKLMSKNAEERYQSSYGLATDLQRCYDDYKEGNHNQTFELGTSDRSGTFQNPQKLYGREKELAQLESIFDDVSQGDVAFCLVSGYSGVGKSVLVNELGKSIVGKKGYLISGKFDQFQQSEAYIAFAVAFRGLMQQILGEPNTRLERWRTRISDALGTNAQLIIDLIPELELIIGKQPPVPELTPAEAQNRFLLLFLNFVKVFCSKEHPLVLFMDDLQWSDIPTLNLIHRLVTARELNSFFLIGAYRDNAVDATHPLSVTLGEVKKKRAITELNLQPLDQPSVDLLLADIFYTSSEQTHALAELIYEKAKGNPFFTIELLKDLYEKEVIYFEPSTGRWKWDLEAVKNSEQSDNVVDFLVASQRRLSESTQHILQLAACIGTRFDLRTLAIINESSLEKTASQLHDALSRNLVLPLSESYKFVGLGTSDQTETVPRDEPEISCSINPVYKFQHDRVQQAAYSLITPEKKQAVHLSIARLIQEHSSEVEFAERLIEVVGHFNIGRHLITDPTERRELAGLNLKAGVKAKQSSAYKSALDFLQVSHELLPDHAWDTDYNLVWEISSELQHCFYLTGDHAQADRWSDKILARSKTSMEKAKTLSVRTRQYATLGKMRESISAAYEGLALLGFEMSKTPDTAAVDQEIAAVEKNLDGRSISSLIHAPALTDPNARIASELLMEIFPAAFLSGSGQMFPYLVLKSVNLSLRYGNSPETAFAYTGYGMLLCGILNDPALGYQYGKLGVDLIEQFDDIALRSRIIYVYTMFIHHWSNHWSSMTPWFLKGIEAGYQSGDLLYLAYSAQDCTIWDPKLNLETASKEQRKYLTIVKDCEYQDSLDSGTLFLQMQLNFQGLTKSTFSMTDDRFDETACVEGMLKREFMTGIANYHIYKAEIHLFYNDPQGAMEHVLAQEQLMASAMSLPQLVRFHIVAFLVRAMLYPSMQGEGRDAALIKMRENYDQMVTWEQLCPDNFEHLRLMMEAELTALSDRSQDALALYEQAMARANKSAFLRDEAMANELAAKHLIRLGLTKAAEGYLQAAHYLYYRWGAHRKVQSLEEEHPYLFQKGTHNLRNNSFARQEGGTGSIESEELDMASVLRASQAISGELVLTQLCEITMAVLLENAAAQKGFLIEQYEGELTIRAHGEAGGNRCAQTKPIFNKRLAATFPLSLIHTALRTDEPLVLSNAVQSDQFGQDPYILSDQPKSVMCIPLPSSGKLKSVVYMENNLVHGAFTKNRVEVIKVLAAQAAISIENAKVYEEQEHLLKSQQRFVPSQFLKNLGHDDISKVELGESVAMDISVMFSDLRDFTPLVERMTPQDIIHLLNRYFSQLGHPISQAGGFIDSYSGDEIMALFAVPPNQAVQAGIEMCRSLEAFNQDALANGQPELQMGIGMNTGPVVLGTLGGQKRMQCTVLGDTVNLASRVEQLTKPYRANFLIGEQTYRAVQNSGEFSIRMVDCVAVKGKSQAIKLYEVLNAESPERRAAKEETKGQLHTAMQAYYAQDFAQAYELFTAAMADDPEDCVFSLFAERSKSYLKEPPPEDWQGFEKLTKK